The following are encoded together in the Ferrimicrobium sp. genome:
- the def gene encoding peptide deformylase — protein sequence MAILAIRTIGDQVLANRSTEIETFDAALQRLIDDMFETMYDAPGVGLAGPQVGVGKRLFVYDAGDGPEVFINPELIVADGDWVYEEGCLSVPNYWWEIHRPGHVVMRGLDRDGKPQEVEGEGLLGRVLQHEYDHLEGKLLITRLTDEERKAFHRTMREKLIDS from the coding sequence GTGGCAATCCTCGCTATCCGAACCATTGGTGACCAGGTTCTCGCGAACCGGTCGACTGAAATTGAAACCTTCGACGCTGCCCTTCAGCGGTTGATCGACGATATGTTTGAGACGATGTACGATGCGCCAGGGGTCGGTCTCGCCGGTCCCCAGGTTGGCGTGGGTAAGCGCCTATTCGTCTACGACGCCGGCGACGGCCCCGAGGTCTTTATCAACCCTGAACTCATCGTCGCTGACGGTGATTGGGTCTACGAAGAGGGATGCCTCTCGGTACCGAACTACTGGTGGGAGATCCATCGGCCGGGACATGTGGTGATGCGTGGTCTGGATCGAGACGGGAAGCCCCAGGAGGTTGAGGGAGAAGGTCTGCTCGGACGGGTACTCCAGCATGAGTACGACCATCTGGAGGGCAAGTTGCTCATCACACGACTCACGGACGAGGAGCGCAAAGCCTTTCACCGCACTATGCGAGAGAAGCTGATCGACTCCTAA
- a CDS encoding methionyl-tRNA formyltransferase — translation MRIVFFGTGAVSTAYLTTLLDGGFDVVAVVTKQPKRRTRNGSPEPTPVAQIGMQAGLNVLTTLGDLGDLAFDLGVVVSYGRILPAALVDAHPLLNVHYSLLPAFRGAAPVERSVLAGGLASGVTLMRLVHEMDAGPVYAAQPVEIEGLGLSEAYARLTAAGCQLMGDWLVRRDSWLEEAAQPQVGLATYAPKITDGDLLIRSYESALQGYRRHLLGRAYFYAGPKRIRLVKAHIEEGETGSSLGTIVEGKIQMAKGLLVPELVRPEGRSTMSFADFLRGSAVERIGTRPEQ, via the coding sequence GTGCGCATCGTATTCTTTGGAACCGGCGCAGTCTCTACTGCGTATCTCACGACGCTCCTGGATGGCGGTTTCGATGTGGTTGCGGTGGTGACAAAGCAGCCAAAGCGACGCACCAGGAATGGCTCGCCAGAACCGACGCCGGTTGCCCAGATCGGTATGCAGGCTGGCCTGAATGTTTTGACGACGCTCGGCGATCTCGGAGATCTTGCCTTCGATCTCGGTGTCGTCGTATCGTATGGTCGGATACTGCCAGCGGCGTTGGTGGATGCGCACCCGTTGCTCAATGTTCACTACTCGCTCCTCCCTGCTTTTCGGGGAGCGGCCCCAGTCGAGCGCTCAGTGCTCGCTGGCGGGTTGGCCAGTGGGGTAACGTTGATGCGTCTCGTCCACGAGATGGATGCGGGGCCAGTCTATGCAGCTCAGCCGGTCGAGATCGAGGGTCTAGGATTGAGCGAGGCCTATGCACGGTTGACTGCGGCGGGTTGTCAGCTGATGGGTGACTGGCTTGTCCGCCGTGATAGTTGGCTTGAGGAGGCGGCCCAACCCCAGGTAGGCTTGGCAACCTACGCCCCAAAGATCACCGATGGGGACCTTCTCATCAGGAGTTATGAGTCAGCGCTGCAGGGTTATCGCCGTCATCTGCTGGGGCGGGCCTACTTCTACGCTGGTCCCAAGCGGATACGCCTCGTCAAGGCCCACATCGAGGAGGGAGAGACGGGTTCTTCACTCGGCACCATCGTCGAGGGCAAGATCCAGATGGCCAAGGGGCTGTTGGTTCCAGAACTGGTGCGACCTGAGGGTCGATCGACGATGAGTTTTGCCGATTTTCTCCGGGGTAGCGCGGTCGAACGCATCGGTACCCGCCCCGAGCAATAG
- a CDS encoding MogA/MoaB family molybdenum cofactor biosynthesis protein, which produces MPAVKIVTVSDGVIAGTREDRSGQALHERLSGLGYEVADRIAVADGAENVASTLRGAAAGFAGLIVTTGGTGFGPRDLTPEGTREVLDRLAPGLAEQMRAASPLGGLSRGVAGTLGSCLILNLPGSPRGAIESLDAVAPLLEHALGLIAGGDTEHPVSSR; this is translated from the coding sequence ATGCCAGCGGTCAAGATAGTGACAGTCTCTGATGGAGTGATCGCCGGGACGCGCGAGGATCGCTCCGGCCAGGCACTCCATGAGCGCCTCAGCGGTCTTGGGTACGAGGTCGCGGACCGAATAGCCGTCGCGGATGGCGCTGAGAATGTAGCCTCGACTCTCCGGGGTGCAGCTGCCGGATTTGCGGGATTGATCGTGACCACAGGAGGTACCGGGTTTGGTCCCCGTGATCTCACCCCGGAGGGCACACGAGAGGTGCTCGATCGTCTTGCTCCCGGTCTCGCGGAGCAGATGCGTGCGGCGAGTCCGCTGGGCGGGCTCTCACGCGGGGTTGCGGGAACTCTTGGATCCTGCTTGATTTTGAATCTACCGGGTTCTCCACGTGGAGCGATCGAGTCACTCGATGCGGTCGCACCCCTACTGGAGCATGCCCTTGGGCTCATTGCGGGGGGCGATACCGAGCATCCTGTCTCCAGCCGATGA
- the ribD gene encoding bifunctional diaminohydroxyphosphoribosylaminopyrimidine deaminase/5-amino-6-(5-phosphoribosylamino)uracil reductase RibD yields MNDTELMRRALALGRRARHGSPPNPWVGAVVVADGGVVGEGWTQPLGGPHAEVVALGEAGERAKGATMYVTLEPCSHHGRTPPCVDAIVAAGIRRVVASIVDPDPRVAGRGFLALRRAGVAVEVGVESTQSVQELIPYLVQRRLGRPWVRAKVAMTLDGRVADRTGASQWITSPAARDRGHELRAESQAVVVGAETMEADHPLLTARPGGGEAPTQPERWVFAHRSLSYCTPGVQVSTAAPQEFLDDLGSRGVLSVLIEGGPTLHGSFFAEGLVDEVYVYLAPMIFGDDEAKAAFHLPIGRLLVDPMQLIPMGMQSVGADIELRFWSGRANTVAAALNAELSHESVSDVDQSGAHIREGASVLPQWSSIGECSTHTSSPDEA; encoded by the coding sequence ATGAACGATACTGAATTGATGAGGCGGGCCCTCGCCTTGGGTCGGCGTGCGCGTCACGGATCGCCTCCAAACCCTTGGGTCGGTGCGGTCGTCGTGGCGGATGGAGGGGTCGTTGGGGAGGGTTGGACCCAACCCCTGGGTGGTCCCCATGCCGAGGTCGTCGCACTTGGCGAGGCCGGTGAGCGGGCTAAAGGGGCGACGATGTACGTGACCTTAGAGCCCTGTTCTCATCATGGGCGGACGCCACCGTGTGTTGATGCGATCGTGGCCGCTGGAATACGTCGGGTGGTTGCCTCGATCGTCGACCCCGATCCGCGGGTGGCAGGGCGTGGTTTTCTTGCCCTGCGAAGAGCAGGCGTGGCGGTTGAGGTTGGGGTGGAGTCCACCCAGAGCGTGCAAGAACTCATCCCGTACCTCGTGCAGCGACGCCTTGGCAGACCCTGGGTCCGGGCTAAGGTGGCGATGACCCTTGATGGGAGGGTGGCCGATCGAACCGGAGCCTCACAATGGATTACCTCTCCAGCGGCACGAGATCGCGGGCATGAACTTCGGGCGGAGTCCCAGGCGGTCGTCGTAGGGGCCGAAACGATGGAGGCGGATCATCCACTCCTGACCGCTCGGCCTGGAGGTGGTGAAGCCCCAACTCAGCCAGAACGGTGGGTTTTTGCTCATCGGAGCCTCTCGTATTGCACCCCAGGCGTCCAGGTGAGCACCGCTGCACCCCAGGAGTTCCTCGACGATCTGGGCTCGCGTGGAGTGTTGAGTGTCCTCATCGAGGGTGGACCGACGCTTCATGGCTCCTTCTTTGCTGAAGGCCTCGTTGATGAGGTTTATGTCTATCTCGCTCCGATGATCTTTGGTGATGATGAGGCAAAGGCTGCCTTCCATCTGCCCATCGGTCGACTCCTGGTCGATCCGATGCAGCTGATCCCCATGGGAATGCAATCGGTGGGTGCCGACATCGAATTGCGCTTTTGGAGCGGGCGGGCCAATACCGTGGCCGCTGCACTGAACGCTGAGCTTAGCCATGAGAGCGTTTCCGATGTGGACCAGTCGGGAGCTCATATACGTGAAGGAGCCAGTGTTTTGCCCCAGTGGTCATCCATTGGTGAGTGTTCCACCCACACCTCCTCCCCCGATGAGGCCTGA